A window of Christiangramia forsetii KT0803 contains these coding sequences:
- a CDS encoding T9SS type B sorting domain-containing protein, producing the protein MKLRYCLFFFLLLIFTTKSSAQKEAGTWYFGDRAGLNFSSGSPVPLTNGQLQTIEGSATISDRDGNLLFYTQGNTVFTRQHNIMPNGEELKGNVSSTQSAIIVPRPGNPLKYFIFTVDKPDYFRIQNDPIEGVHYSEVDMTLNSGRGAIIPNRKNIHLVTYDPNDPLENEYKSSEKISSVISGNCISYWVVTQLSNKFYAFNVSSEGVNSTPVISTIPTSFPPLITDNNLNLTAPGYMKISPDGKKIAIAFTGTSLGNSSNGTKSSGKVYLYDFNDVTGKVTNENLILNNTYPYGVEFSADSKKLYTTANTYNNRDQLQSGELYQFDLERINIGASKSLINTSNNVAGALQLAIDGKIYRAGYPQSSGAVHHNFLSVINNPEANASSVDYDHNSVDISPRDVKLGLPPFVQSLLNNNFDAENFCLGEATKFTINGGVNYDSIKWEFGDGTTSSEESPSHTYSEPGTYVVSLTKFINNIPQDPVCEEVTIIGFDQAAQNYTLTQCDISDDDPDDGLTDFNLQIARDNFTGGDNNIKVLFYEDTQSAQLDDLNQGGLPDIYRNTSAGQTLVAKVTDYDNECASYSEFDLATSSSVEPIKVQTLIGCSTNSEEAEFNFVSITEEVRIELNLNQNTIITFHEDKNEALLGENPLSNNYFSEEKTIYLRVNSDQACYSLGILNLEIVEFPEIQQEYNLQSCSDNFPLDLGNEIGLATPGDFLYEWSTGQNSPTIQVNESGTFILNLIRKNSGCSIEIEFQVEKIEAPEISEIEITNEGSNNTLNVLTNSIDQNTVFALDDIEGPYQSSPIFQNVPGGSHKIYIKNDQACEIGAQEISLYGHPAFFTPNNDGYHDLWRPFDIPDPDYALAGIFIFDRYGKLLIQLPPNTKGWDGTSNGKPMPSDDYWFEVRLQNGKVFNGHFSLVR; encoded by the coding sequence ATGAAACTTCGTTATTGCCTGTTTTTCTTTTTACTATTGATCTTCACTACAAAATCCAGTGCGCAAAAAGAAGCTGGTACTTGGTATTTTGGAGATAGAGCTGGTTTAAATTTTTCTTCAGGTTCACCGGTACCTCTTACCAATGGACAGTTACAAACTATAGAAGGATCTGCCACAATTTCTGATAGAGATGGAAACCTTTTATTCTATACTCAGGGTAATACTGTTTTTACAAGGCAACATAATATAATGCCCAATGGAGAAGAATTAAAAGGAAACGTTTCAAGCACCCAATCTGCGATTATAGTCCCCAGACCAGGAAACCCACTTAAATATTTCATTTTTACGGTTGATAAACCAGATTATTTCAGGATACAGAACGATCCAATAGAAGGGGTACATTATTCTGAAGTAGACATGACCCTTAATAGTGGAAGAGGTGCTATTATACCGAATCGAAAAAATATTCATTTGGTTACTTATGATCCAAATGATCCTCTAGAGAATGAGTATAAAAGTTCTGAAAAAATTTCTTCCGTCATTAGTGGAAATTGTATTTCATATTGGGTGGTAACTCAGCTTTCCAATAAATTCTATGCGTTTAATGTTAGTTCAGAAGGAGTAAATTCAACACCGGTTATTTCCACTATTCCAACTAGTTTCCCTCCTCTAATAACCGATAATAATCTAAATCTTACTGCGCCCGGTTACATGAAAATTTCTCCCGACGGAAAAAAAATAGCTATAGCTTTTACAGGAACTTCTTTAGGAAATTCTTCTAATGGAACTAAAAGTAGCGGTAAAGTTTACCTGTATGATTTTAACGATGTCACCGGAAAAGTAACCAATGAAAATTTAATACTTAATAATACATATCCATATGGTGTCGAATTTTCAGCGGATAGCAAGAAATTGTACACAACAGCAAATACCTATAATAACCGTGATCAATTACAAAGCGGTGAATTATATCAATTTGACCTGGAAAGAATTAATATTGGTGCATCGAAATCCTTAATTAATACATCAAATAATGTCGCTGGTGCTTTGCAACTGGCAATTGATGGGAAAATTTACCGGGCAGGTTATCCACAAAGTAGTGGAGCTGTACACCATAATTTTTTATCGGTCATAAATAATCCTGAAGCCAATGCAAGCTCGGTAGATTATGATCATAATTCAGTCGATATTTCTCCCAGGGATGTTAAATTGGGTTTACCCCCTTTTGTGCAGTCACTCTTGAATAATAATTTTGATGCTGAAAATTTCTGTCTTGGGGAAGCTACCAAATTCACTATAAACGGAGGTGTGAATTATGATTCTATTAAATGGGAATTTGGAGATGGTACTACATCTTCAGAAGAATCACCTTCCCATACTTATTCTGAACCAGGGACTTACGTAGTGAGTCTAACTAAGTTCATAAATAATATCCCACAAGATCCAGTTTGTGAGGAGGTCACTATTATAGGTTTTGATCAGGCTGCCCAAAATTACACTTTAACCCAATGTGATATATCCGACGATGATCCTGATGATGGATTAACAGATTTCAATCTTCAAATTGCAAGGGACAACTTCACTGGTGGAGATAATAATATAAAAGTCTTATTTTATGAGGATACTCAGAGTGCCCAGTTAGATGACCTCAACCAGGGCGGCCTACCAGACATTTATAGAAATACAAGCGCAGGTCAAACGCTGGTAGCGAAAGTAACGGATTATGATAACGAATGTGCCAGTTATTCAGAATTTGATCTGGCAACCAGTAGTTCAGTAGAACCAATAAAGGTTCAAACGCTCATAGGCTGTAGTACCAATTCTGAAGAAGCCGAATTTAATTTTGTTTCTATAACTGAAGAAGTAAGGATCGAACTCAATTTGAATCAGAATACAATTATCACATTTCATGAAGATAAGAATGAAGCATTACTGGGCGAAAATCCTCTATCAAATAATTATTTTTCTGAAGAAAAAACGATTTACTTACGCGTGAATAGTGATCAGGCCTGTTATAGTCTTGGAATCCTTAATCTTGAGATTGTTGAATTCCCTGAAATTCAACAAGAATATAACCTACAATCATGTAGTGATAATTTTCCTCTGGATTTAGGAAATGAAATTGGCCTGGCAACTCCCGGAGACTTTTTATATGAATGGAGCACCGGGCAGAATTCTCCCACAATCCAGGTAAATGAGTCTGGTACTTTTATTTTAAACTTAATCAGGAAAAATAGTGGTTGCTCAATTGAAATTGAATTTCAGGTTGAAAAAATCGAAGCTCCAGAAATTAGTGAAATTGAAATTACGAATGAAGGTAGCAATAATACGCTGAATGTATTGACCAATTCTATAGATCAAAATACTGTTTTTGCATTAGACGATATTGAAGGTCCGTACCAATCGAGCCCTATCTTTCAAAATGTACCCGGCGGAAGCCATAAAATTTATATCAAGAACGACCAGGCTTGTGAAATTGGAGCGCAGGAAATTTCACTATATGGTCATCCGGCCTTCTTTACACCCAATAATGATGGTTATCATGATCTATGGCGACCGTTTGATATTCCCGATCCTGATTATGCTCTAGCGGGTATATTTATCTTTGATAGATATGGCAAATTATTGATTCAGTTACCACCAAATACTAAAGGCTGGGACGGAACTTCCAATGGAAAACCAATGCCCTCTGATGATTATTGGTTTGAAGTTAGATTGCAGAATGGTAAAGTCTTTAATGGTCACTTCTCACTTGTTAGATGA
- the uvrB gene encoding excinuclease ABC subunit UvrB gives MKFNIKSDYKPTGDQPNAIKQLVTGIDKNEQYQTLLGVTGSGKTFTVANVIEDVQKPTLVLAHNKTLAAQLYSEFKEFFPENAVEYFVSYYDYYQPEAFIPSSGTYIEKDLSINEEIEKLRLSTTSSLLSGRRDVIVIASVSCLYGIGNPVEFRKNVVSIERDMEISRTKFLHRLVQSLYSRTEAEFNHGNFRIKGDTVDVFPSYADNAFRIHFFGDEIEDIEAFDPGTNDVIEKYERLNIYPANMFVTSPDVLQGAIREIQDDLVKQVDYFQDIGKNLEAKRLDERTNFDLEMIRELGYCSGIENYSRYLDGRMPGTRPFCLLDYFPEDYLMVVDESHVTIPQVHAMFGGDRSRKENLVDYGFRLPAAMDNRPLKFEEFEALQNQVIYVSATPADYELQKSEGVYVEQVIRPTGLLDPIVEVRPSLNQIDDLIEEIQIRVDKDERILVTTLTKRMAEELTKYLTRIDIRCRYIHSDVDTLERVEIMQDLRKGIFDVLVGVNLLREGLDLPEVSLVAIIDADKEGFLRSNRSLTQTIGRAARHVDGRAILYADKITNSMQKTIDQTEYRRQKQIDYNTENNITPTKLVKKFNNALIKEKLDIYDHETRPDLKAAEEEAEYLSKPQMEKKVREKRKAMETAAKELDFMQAARLRDEIKMLQEKISEMV, from the coding sequence ATGAAATTCAATATAAAATCAGATTATAAACCAACCGGAGATCAGCCAAACGCCATAAAGCAACTGGTCACCGGAATAGATAAAAACGAGCAATATCAAACCCTGTTGGGTGTTACCGGTTCTGGTAAAACTTTTACCGTTGCCAACGTGATTGAAGATGTTCAGAAGCCTACGCTTGTTTTGGCTCATAATAAAACACTGGCTGCTCAGCTTTATTCAGAATTCAAGGAGTTTTTTCCGGAAAATGCCGTGGAATATTTTGTAAGCTATTACGATTATTACCAGCCTGAAGCTTTTATTCCTTCTTCCGGGACTTATATAGAGAAGGACCTTTCCATAAATGAAGAAATCGAAAAATTACGTTTAAGCACCACATCTTCTCTTCTAAGCGGAAGAAGGGATGTGATAGTGATCGCATCGGTTTCCTGCCTTTATGGTATTGGTAATCCGGTTGAATTCAGAAAAAACGTCGTTTCTATTGAAAGAGATATGGAGATATCCAGAACCAAATTTCTACATAGACTGGTTCAAAGTCTCTATTCCAGAACTGAAGCGGAATTTAACCATGGTAATTTCAGAATTAAAGGGGATACCGTTGATGTCTTTCCAAGTTATGCGGACAATGCTTTCAGAATTCACTTTTTTGGAGATGAAATTGAAGATATTGAGGCATTTGATCCGGGAACCAATGATGTTATTGAAAAATATGAACGTCTTAATATTTATCCCGCCAATATGTTCGTAACCTCTCCTGATGTACTTCAGGGAGCAATCCGTGAAATTCAAGACGATCTTGTAAAACAGGTTGATTATTTTCAGGATATCGGTAAAAATCTGGAAGCGAAAAGACTGGATGAAAGAACCAATTTCGATCTTGAAATGATTCGGGAGCTTGGGTATTGTTCAGGAATTGAGAATTACTCACGCTATCTTGACGGTAGAATGCCGGGAACCCGCCCTTTCTGTTTACTAGATTATTTTCCGGAAGACTATTTAATGGTGGTGGATGAAAGTCACGTAACCATTCCGCAAGTACACGCCATGTTTGGCGGTGACCGTTCCCGAAAAGAAAACCTGGTAGATTATGGCTTTAGACTACCCGCAGCTATGGATAACCGGCCTCTAAAATTTGAAGAATTTGAAGCGCTTCAAAACCAGGTGATCTATGTGAGTGCGACTCCGGCAGATTATGAACTTCAGAAAAGTGAAGGGGTGTATGTAGAGCAGGTTATAAGACCAACGGGCTTGTTGGATCCGATAGTTGAAGTTAGGCCTAGTTTGAATCAAATAGATGATCTCATTGAGGAGATTCAGATTCGAGTGGATAAGGATGAGCGTATTCTGGTCACTACACTTACAAAACGTATGGCTGAAGAATTAACAAAATACCTGACGAGAATCGATATTCGTTGTCGCTATATTCATTCAGATGTAGACACATTGGAACGAGTTGAGATCATGCAGGATCTACGAAAAGGAATTTTTGATGTTCTGGTAGGCGTCAACCTTTTACGAGAAGGCCTGGATCTTCCGGAAGTTTCCCTGGTAGCAATTATAGATGCCGATAAAGAAGGTTTTCTTCGAAGCAATCGTTCCCTGACTCAAACTATAGGTCGTGCCGCAAGACATGTTGATGGGAGAGCAATATTATATGCTGATAAAATCACTAATAGTATGCAAAAAACGATTGATCAAACAGAATATAGACGTCAAAAGCAGATTGATTATAATACCGAAAATAACATTACTCCCACTAAACTTGTCAAAAAATTCAATAATGCTTTGATCAAAGAAAAGCTGGACATTTACGATCATGAAACACGTCCTGATCTTAAAGCGGCCGAAGAAGAAGCTGAATATCTGTCCAAACCACAAATGGAGAAAAAGGTGAGAGAAAAGCGTAAAGCAATGGAAACTGCGGCAAAAGAGTTGGATTTCATGCAGGCGGCAAGGCTTCGGGATGAAATTAAAATGCTTCAGGAAAAAATTAGTGAAATGGTGTAA
- a CDS encoding Hsp20/alpha crystallin family protein — translation MSLIKHNETGWLPSVFDDMFKTDWLGGTTNVNSIGTSIPAVNIRETEESFSVEVAAPGKSKDDFNIELDKNVLTISSEDNKESETAVEKGKFTRKEFSYSTFKRAFSLPDSVDNGKISASYNNGVLEIALPKKEEAKVQAKRLIDIS, via the coding sequence ATGAGTCTTATAAAGCACAATGAAACGGGTTGGTTACCCTCAGTTTTTGACGATATGTTCAAAACAGACTGGTTAGGAGGTACTACAAATGTAAATAGTATTGGAACTAGCATACCTGCAGTTAATATTAGGGAAACTGAAGAGAGTTTTTCTGTAGAGGTTGCCGCTCCTGGCAAATCTAAAGATGATTTTAATATTGAACTTGATAAGAATGTTTTAACGATCTCTTCTGAAGATAATAAAGAGAGTGAAACTGCAGTTGAAAAAGGAAAGTTTACCAGAAAAGAATTTAGCTATAGCACCTTTAAACGTGCGTTTAGTTTACCAGATTCGGTAGATAACGGTAAGATCTCTGCCTCTTATAATAATGGGGTTTTGGAGATTGCTCTTCCTAAAAAAGAAGAAGCAAAAGTTCAGGCGAAAAGATTAATTGATATTTCGTAA
- a CDS encoding DUF2254 domain-containing protein, producing MKQLFNRTISFFNVIESKIAFYPTVLAVFGFIFALVMTYLENLGISKYLVEHAPSLVVNNGDTAKTILSSFISGLISVVVFSFSMVMLLLSQASSNYSPRLLPGLISDKKHQIILGVYLFTILYCIFILFTIQPTGNKYQVPGFAVLIGIVSTVVSIYAFIYFIHNISQSIQISNILQNIFKTAKTRLDQLIEKEKENNRDFENTDGWYEYSSEKSGYLQNISYSNLIDICRKKETKFHILPVKGIFVLNGIPLFKSKKELDEDTVKQILFNFNFAREELVEDNYTLAFKQITEIILKAMSPGINDPGTAINGIDYLTELFALRMRKLDTNMISRDETVFIKMNTIDFADLLYNIMAAIRTYCKHDIILVQKLLMMLHYLKKQQAANDSYYESLDQESIYLLNDAEEAISNKKDIETAKRLASKLNLNFNYNANGTNQ from the coding sequence ATGAAGCAACTTTTTAATCGAACAATCTCCTTTTTTAATGTTATTGAAAGTAAAATTGCTTTTTATCCTACGGTATTAGCAGTTTTCGGATTTATTTTTGCACTGGTGATGACTTATTTGGAGAACCTGGGGATTTCCAAATATTTAGTAGAACATGCTCCCAGCCTTGTTGTAAATAATGGAGATACAGCAAAGACTATATTAAGTTCTTTTATTTCCGGGTTAATTTCTGTAGTGGTATTCAGTTTTTCGATGGTGATGCTTTTGCTTAGCCAGGCTTCCAGTAATTACTCTCCTAGATTACTTCCTGGTCTGATATCCGATAAAAAACACCAGATCATCCTTGGGGTATACCTGTTTACTATACTGTATTGTATTTTTATATTATTTACGATACAGCCAACCGGAAATAAATACCAGGTACCGGGATTTGCCGTGTTGATTGGTATTGTTTCTACCGTAGTATCTATTTATGCCTTTATTTATTTTATCCATAACATTTCTCAAAGTATCCAGATAAGTAACATCCTTCAAAATATTTTTAAGACCGCAAAGACAAGACTTGATCAGCTTATTGAAAAAGAAAAGGAAAATAACAGAGACTTTGAAAATACTGATGGTTGGTACGAGTATTCTTCAGAAAAAAGCGGCTATCTTCAGAATATCTCCTATTCAAACCTGATTGATATTTGTAGAAAAAAAGAGACTAAGTTCCATATATTACCGGTCAAAGGAATTTTCGTTTTAAATGGGATCCCCTTATTTAAATCTAAAAAGGAATTAGATGAAGATACTGTTAAACAGATTCTCTTTAATTTCAATTTTGCACGGGAAGAACTGGTGGAAGACAATTATACCCTGGCTTTCAAACAAATCACAGAAATTATTCTTAAAGCGATGTCACCTGGTATCAACGACCCGGGGACGGCAATTAATGGTATAGACTATCTTACCGAACTTTTTGCCTTACGCATGCGGAAATTAGATACGAATATGATAAGCAGGGATGAAACTGTGTTCATTAAAATGAATACGATAGATTTCGCTGACTTGCTGTACAATATTATGGCAGCAATACGCACTTATTGTAAACATGACATCATTTTAGTTCAAAAATTACTGATGATGCTGCATTATCTAAAAAAGCAACAGGCAGCAAATGACTCTTATTACGAGTCTTTAGATCAGGAATCTATTTATCTTCTAAACGATGCGGAAGAAGCTATTTCTAATAAAAAAGATATTGAAACAGCAAAAAGACTAGCCTCTAAACTCAATTTGAATTTTAACTATAACGCAAATGGCACTAACCAATAA
- a CDS encoding DUF1456 family protein: protein MALTNNDVFKKLRVAHKLTNDDIVKICELVDFKVSKSELGAIFRREDHEKYMECGDQFLRNFLDGLIIHLRGPMPKKK, encoded by the coding sequence ATGGCACTAACCAATAATGATGTTTTTAAAAAGCTAAGAGTAGCTCATAAATTAACGAATGATGATATTGTAAAAATCTGCGAGCTGGTAGATTTTAAGGTTTCCAAAAGTGAACTTGGAGCAATATTCAGAAGGGAAGATCATGAAAAATATATGGAATGTGGCGATCAATTTCTTAGAAATTTTCTTGACGGACTCATCATTCATCTAAGAGGGCCTATGCCGAAGAAAAAATGA
- the ettA gene encoding energy-dependent translational throttle protein EttA, with protein MADDNKVIFSMSGVTKTFKNANTPVLKNIYLSFFYGAKIGILGLNGSGKSTLLNIIAGRDQNYQGDVVFSPNYSVGMLEQEPDLDEEKTVLDVVKEGVAETVGILDEYNKINDMFGLPEVYEDADKMQKLMDKQAELQDKIDASNAWELDTKLEIAMDALRTPDSDKKISVLSGGERRRVALCRLLLQEPDVLLLDEPTNHLDAESVHWLEHHLAQYKGTVIAVTHDRYFLDNVAGWILELDRGEGIPWKGNYSSWLDQKSKRLAQEQKQASKRQKTLERELEWSRMSPKGRQSKQKARLKNYDKLMSQDQKQMDEKLEIYIPNGPRLGTNVIDAEGVSKAFGDKLLYEDLKFNLPQAGIVGIIGPNGAGKTTIFKMIMGEEDPDKGNFKVGETAKISYVDQSHSNIDPEKTIWQNFSDEQELIMMGGRQVNSRAYLSRFNFSGSEQNKKVNMLSGGERNRLHLAMTLKEEGNVLLLDEPTNDLDVNTLRALEEGLDNFAGCAVVISHDRWFLDRVCTHILAFEGDSQVYFFEGSFSDYEENKKKRLGGDIMPKRIKYKKLVR; from the coding sequence ATGGCAGACGATAATAAGGTAATTTTCTCCATGTCTGGAGTTACCAAAACTTTTAAAAATGCAAATACGCCGGTTCTAAAGAATATTTACCTCAGTTTTTTTTATGGCGCTAAAATTGGAATTCTGGGACTTAATGGTTCTGGTAAATCTACTTTGCTGAATATCATAGCTGGACGCGATCAAAATTATCAGGGAGATGTGGTTTTTTCTCCTAATTATAGCGTCGGAATGTTAGAACAGGAACCAGATCTCGATGAAGAAAAGACTGTATTGGATGTAGTAAAAGAAGGAGTGGCCGAAACAGTTGGAATTCTGGATGAATACAATAAGATCAACGATATGTTCGGGCTTCCGGAAGTTTATGAAGATGCAGATAAAATGCAAAAGCTTATGGATAAGCAGGCTGAACTTCAGGATAAGATTGATGCCAGTAATGCATGGGAACTTGATACCAAATTGGAGATAGCCATGGATGCTTTAAGAACTCCAGATTCAGATAAGAAGATTTCGGTACTTTCAGGAGGAGAGAGAAGAAGAGTAGCGCTTTGCCGACTTCTACTTCAAGAGCCTGATGTATTATTGCTGGATGAGCCTACCAACCACCTGGATGCAGAATCTGTCCATTGGTTAGAGCATCATTTGGCTCAATATAAAGGAACGGTGATCGCTGTAACTCACGACCGTTATTTCCTGGATAATGTAGCTGGTTGGATTCTTGAACTGGATAGAGGAGAAGGGATTCCATGGAAAGGAAACTATTCTTCTTGGTTAGACCAGAAATCTAAGCGTCTTGCGCAAGAACAAAAACAGGCCAGCAAACGTCAAAAAACGTTGGAGCGAGAGCTTGAATGGTCCAGAATGAGTCCAAAAGGTAGACAAAGTAAGCAGAAAGCCAGGCTTAAGAATTATGATAAATTAATGAGTCAGGATCAGAAGCAGATGGACGAGAAGCTGGAAATTTATATTCCGAATGGACCTCGTTTAGGTACCAATGTGATCGATGCTGAAGGGGTGAGTAAAGCATTTGGAGATAAATTACTTTATGAAGATCTTAAGTTTAATCTTCCTCAGGCAGGAATTGTAGGAATTATCGGGCCAAACGGTGCTGGTAAAACCACGATTTTCAAGATGATCATGGGAGAGGAAGATCCTGATAAAGGGAATTTCAAAGTTGGAGAAACTGCCAAAATCTCATATGTGGATCAAAGTCACTCGAATATAGATCCTGAAAAAACGATCTGGCAAAACTTTAGTGATGAGCAGGAATTGATCATGATGGGAGGCCGACAGGTAAATTCAAGAGCTTATTTGAGTAGATTTAATTTTAGTGGAAGCGAACAAAATAAGAAAGTGAATATGCTTTCTGGTGGTGAACGAAACCGTTTACATCTTGCAATGACCCTTAAAGAAGAAGGGAATGTTCTTTTGCTGGATGAGCCAACAAACGACCTTGATGTAAACACATTAAGAGCACTTGAGGAAGGTCTGGATAATTTTGCCGGCTGTGCTGTAGTTATTTCTCACGACCGTTGGTTCCTGGATAGGGTTTGTACACATATTCTTGCTTTTGAAGGAGACTCTCAGGTGTATTTCTTTGAGGGAAGTTTTTCAGATTATGAAGAAAACAAGAAAAAACGTTTAGGTGGAGATATAATGCCGAAACGAATTAAATACAAGAAACTGGTTCGCTAA
- a CDS encoding DinB family protein, translated as MNVDVTQRNQLVKHLEGGLAYASIDSFLDGIPFEKIGVRPSGLPYSFYEIFFHIAFAQKDILEYSISGDYNTRNWPDDYWPGRPAPANEEDWEDLKAEYFEDRRLFKEYILDSNNDLNKPVQNSNEHSLLREIILVVEHTAYHTGQLLIIERLLSVYDN; from the coding sequence ATGAATGTAGATGTAACACAGCGAAATCAATTGGTAAAACATCTTGAGGGAGGACTTGCATATGCTTCTATAGATAGTTTTTTAGATGGAATTCCTTTCGAAAAAATTGGAGTAAGGCCGTCCGGTTTGCCATATTCATTTTACGAGATCTTCTTTCATATTGCTTTTGCTCAAAAAGATATTCTTGAATATAGCATTTCCGGTGATTATAATACTCGAAACTGGCCGGATGATTACTGGCCGGGACGACCGGCACCTGCTAATGAAGAGGATTGGGAAGACTTAAAAGCCGAGTATTTTGAAGATAGAAGGTTGTTTAAAGAATACATTCTTGATAGTAATAACGATCTAAATAAACCGGTGCAAAACTCAAATGAACACAGTCTTTTAAGAGAAATAATCCTTGTTGTGGAACATACAGCCTATCATACGGGACAATTGCTGATTATTGAACGATTATTGAGTGTTTATGACAATTGA
- a CDS encoding CAL67264 family membrane protein, whose product MAMNKNTIFGWASFLMFLVGTALVLLGVLKYRDYAIGFSVTGIGFFFISWVFNALKGRV is encoded by the coding sequence ATGGCAATGAATAAAAATACTATTTTTGGATGGGCCTCTTTTTTAATGTTTCTTGTGGGAACGGCTCTTGTACTTTTAGGGGTTTTAAAATATAGGGATTATGCAATTGGTTTTTCTGTAACTGGAATAGGATTTTTCTTTATATCCTGGGTTTTTAATGCTCTAAAGGGCCGGGTTTAA
- a CDS encoding acyl-CoA carboxylase subunit beta, which produces MDINFNKNEDYNKLLVSSLRQRLAKVKLGGGEKKIEKHHSKGKMTARERIDFLLDDKSNSIEIGAFAGEGMYKEHGGCPSGGVVVKMGYVSGKQCIVVANDATVKAGAWFPITGKKNLRAQEIAIENRLPIIYLVDSAGVYLPMQDEIFPDKEHFGRIFRNNAVMSSMGITQIAAVMGSCVAGGAYLPIMSDEAIIVEKTGSIFLAGSYLVKAAIGESIDNETLGGATTHSEISGVTDYKAKDDKDALTRIQNIMDKIGDYDKAGYSHKKSVKPKENPEDIYGILPKKRSDQYDMHKIIERLVDGSEFEEYKEGYGQTIITGYARIDGWAVGIVANQRKIVKTKKGEMQFGGVIYSDSADKATRFIANCNQKKIPLVFLQDVTGFMVGSKSEHGGIIKDGAKMVNAVSNSVVPKFTIIIGNSYGAGNYAMCGKAYDPRLIAAWPSAELAVMGGTQAAKVLAQIETASMAKKGEKVDEEKEKEVFEKLKAKYDEQTSAYYAAARIWTDAIIDPLDTRKWISMGIEAANHAPIEKDFNMGVIQT; this is translated from the coding sequence ATGGATATCAATTTCAATAAAAATGAAGATTACAACAAGCTTTTAGTTTCTTCTTTGAGACAGAGGCTTGCCAAAGTAAAACTTGGTGGTGGTGAAAAAAAAATAGAAAAACATCATTCCAAAGGAAAAATGACCGCCAGGGAGCGAATCGATTTTCTTTTAGATGATAAATCGAACTCCATCGAAATTGGTGCGTTTGCAGGAGAAGGAATGTACAAAGAGCATGGCGGATGCCCCAGCGGAGGTGTTGTAGTTAAAATGGGATATGTATCTGGCAAGCAATGTATCGTGGTTGCCAATGACGCAACTGTGAAAGCGGGAGCCTGGTTTCCAATAACCGGGAAAAAGAATCTTCGTGCTCAGGAAATTGCTATAGAAAACAGGTTACCTATTATTTATCTGGTAGACAGTGCAGGTGTTTATTTACCTATGCAGGATGAAATATTTCCTGATAAAGAACATTTTGGAAGAATATTTCGCAACAATGCAGTAATGAGCAGTATGGGAATCACTCAAATCGCAGCAGTAATGGGAAGCTGTGTAGCCGGAGGAGCCTATTTACCTATTATGAGTGATGAAGCCATTATTGTTGAAAAGACCGGAAGTATATTTTTAGCAGGTAGCTACCTTGTAAAAGCTGCCATTGGTGAGTCTATAGATAATGAAACGCTTGGAGGAGCTACTACGCATTCTGAGATAAGCGGAGTAACAGATTATAAAGCAAAAGATGATAAAGATGCGCTAACCCGTATTCAAAACATCATGGATAAAATTGGCGATTATGACAAAGCGGGATATAGTCATAAGAAGTCCGTTAAACCAAAGGAAAACCCGGAAGATATCTACGGAATTCTACCTAAGAAAAGAAGTGACCAGTATGATATGCACAAGATTATTGAAAGACTTGTGGATGGTTCAGAATTTGAAGAATATAAAGAAGGATATGGGCAAACAATTATCACTGGTTATGCCCGTATAGACGGTTGGGCAGTTGGAATTGTTGCCAATCAGCGAAAGATTGTAAAAACCAAGAAAGGTGAAATGCAGTTTGGGGGAGTGATCTATTCAGATTCTGCCGATAAGGCTACTCGTTTCATTGCAAACTGCAATCAGAAGAAAATTCCATTGGTTTTTCTTCAGGATGTCACCGGATTTATGGTGGGAAGTAAAAGCGAACATGGCGGAATCATTAAAGATGGTGCCAAAATGGTAAATGCCGTAAGTAATTCTGTAGTTCCGAAATTTACCATAATTATAGGAAATTCTTATGGTGCAGGAAATTACGCTATGTGCGGAAAGGCTTATGATCCAAGACTAATCGCTGCCTGGCCAAGTGCTGAACTTGCCGTAATGGGAGGAACTCAGGCTGCTAAAGTACTCGCTCAAATCGAAACGGCCTCAATGGCCAAAAAAGGTGAAAAAGTAGATGAGGAAAAAGAGAAAGAAGTATTTGAAAAACTGAAAGCTAAATACGATGAGCAGACTTCTGCTTATTATGCCGCAGCCAGAATCTGGACAGATGCTATCATAGATCCTTTAGATACCAGAAAGTGGATCTCCATGGGGATAGAAGCTGCCAATCATGCTCCTATCGAGAAAGATTTTAATATGGGGGTAATTCAAACCTGA